A genome region from Anopheles stephensi strain Indian chromosome 2, UCI_ANSTEP_V1.0, whole genome shotgun sequence includes the following:
- the LOC118507872 gene encoding uncharacterized protein LOC118507872, translated as MSSNPCKHGDREKDQNNNFVNATAHGGAGIDREARARRIASRSARDDLQMFRGTRNQHHYQQQHPQQQSPASGGGGGGRADRDTTPGNGCGNGGGPQMTAKTMWGNVSAIKELRDQEQSDRQLGTRATGRRQ; from the coding sequence ATGTCGTCGAATCCGTGCAAACACGGTGACCGAGAGAAGGATCAGAATAATAATTTCGTCAACGCGACCGCCCACGGCGGGGCGGGAATCGATCGCGAAGCCCGGGCCCGTCGCATCGCGTCCCGATCGGCGAGGGATGATCTCCAGATGTTTCGCGGGACGCGCAATCAGCAccactaccagcagcagcatccacagcagcagtcacCAGCATCAGGTGGCGGAGGTGGAGGCCGTGCTGACCGGGACACGACGCCCGGCAATGGGTGTGGTAATGGGGGCGGGCCACAAATGACCGCTAAAACTATGTGGGGCAATGTCAGTGCCATCAAGGAGCTGCGCGACCAGGAGCAAAGCGATCGACAGCTCGGCACTCGTGCCACGGGGCGCCGACAGTGA